DNA from Halobaculum sp. XH14:
AACCGACGAGGCCGTGCCCGCGGAGGACTGAGGCCGGTAGCTGGGTCGGTTCCGCGAGGGCCGGGATCCGGGGTCCGATCCTTCGATTGCGCCGAGTGGAAGCTTGAAATGGTCCGCCGCCCGAGCCGAAGGTAATGAACGGCAACGAGTTCGGCCGGCTCTTCCGGGTCACCACCTACGGTGAGAGCCACGGCGACGCGATGGGGTGTACCGTTTCGGGGGTGCCGGCCGGCGTCGAACTGGACGAGGAGACGATCCAGCGCGACCTCGACCGCCGCAAGCCCGGGCAGTCGATGATCACGACCAGCCGCGGCGAGCCCGACGAGGTGACGATCAACTCCGGGCTCCAGGACGGCTACACGACGGGCACGCCGGTCGGGATGGTCATCCAGAACAAGGACGCCCGCTCGGGCAAGTACGAGCCGTTCGTCACCGCGCCGCGGCCCTCGCACGGCGACTTCACCTACTCCGCGAAGTTCGGGACGCGCAACTGGGGCGGCGGCGGCCGCTCCTCGGCGCGCGAGACGGTGAACTGGGTCGCCGCCGGTGCGGTGGCGAAGGCGGTGCTCGACGGGAGCGAGTACGACGTCGAGATCAAGGCCCACGTCAACCAGATCGGCGACGTCGAGGCCCCGGAGGTGAGCTTCGCGGAGATGCTGGAGCACTCGGAGGAGAACGAGGTGCGGTGTGGCCACCCGGAGACGGCCGAACGGATGCGCGAACGCATCGACGAGTACCAGGAGGCGGGCGACTCCATCGGCGGCGCGATCGCGTTCGAGGCTCGCGGGGTCCCGCGCGGGCTCGGCGCGCCGCGCTTCGACTCGGTGCCCTCGCGGCTCGGCCGCGCGATGATGGCCATCCCGGCCACGACGGCGTTCGAGTTCGGCCTCGGGCGCGACGCGCGGGAGGTCGCGGGCCACGAGCGGAACGAGAACTGGGAGTTCGACGACGGCGAGGGTCACGACGAAACCGTCAGCGACGAGGGCGACCCGGTGCCGGTCGGCAACGATCACGGCGGGCTTCAGGGCGGCATCACCACCGGCGAACCGATCTACGGCGAGGTGTCGTTCCACGCGCCGACGTCGATTCCGAAGGAGCAGACGACCGTCGACTGGGAGACGGGCGAGGAGAAGGAGATCCAGGTCGTCGGCCGCCACGACCCGGTGTTGCCCCCGCGGGGCGTGCCGGTGGTCGAGGCGATGTTGTGGTGTACGGTGCTCGACTTCATGCTGCTGGGGGGGCGGATCAATCCGGATCGACTGGATGGGGATGTGGGGGAGTACGACACGGAGTACCATCCGAGCAGTCCGGAGTGAGCCTGCGACCGAAGTAGAACCGGCGTGGGGCGCCAGCAGGACGAAGTATCCCCGCTCCGAAACGTGCCACGATGTACGACGAGGTCCTCCTGCCGACCGACGGAAGCGACGGCACCGAGGCCGCGCTGGCACACGCCGAAGCGCTCGGCCTGGCGTTCGACGCGAGAGTCCACGTCCTGTTCGTCGCCGACACGAACCGCGACAGCGTCGCCACGCTCGCGGGGGGCGAGACGACGGACGTGTTGAGCGAGAAGGGCCACGAGATCGTCGAGGAGACGTCGGCCGCGCTGGACCCGGCCGTCGACAGGGTGACGGAGGTGCTCCAGGGCGACCCCCACGGGACCATCGTCGACTACGCCGACGAGTACGGCGTGGACCTCGTGGTGATGGCGACCCACGGCCGGCGGGGGCTCGACCGGTTCCTGCTCGGCAGCGTCACCGAGCGGGTGGTTCGGACCGCGAACGTGCCCGTGATGACGGTTCGGCTGGACGAGGAGTAGGCGGGAGATCGACGGCCTGGGGGGATCGAGAATCGGCGTGAGTCCGTGAGCGCACGACGCGGGAGGTTCGGAGGGCGTGGAGACCGAGCCGACTCTGGCCCGTTCTCCGGCGGGACGCTCGGTGGGGACGGCCGGTTACTGGAGGTACGAGGGCTCCTCGGCGTCGCAGTTCTCCTCGTGCTGGCGGGCGTCGTCGGGGTCGTCCAGCAGGAGCCCGCACCGCTCGCACTGGTACCACGTCATGTCGTCCCGCTCGGTCTCGGTGACCATACTCGGACGTTGGACCGCGTCGGTAAATCGCTACCGGCGACTCGTCCGCCGGCGCGCCCCTCGGCTCAAAAGTCGGGGAGGTCCTCGGGCGCGTCGAACTCGCTCTCCCAGTCGACGTACTCCTCTTTCAGCACCTCACAGACGACCTGCCCGAACTCGGTGAGCCCGGCGTTGATGGCCGACACCTGCGACCACGAGTCGAGCCCCGGGTGCAGGTCGCGCTCCTTCCAGTCCTCGGGGATGCCGGGCGCGTGATAGCCCACCCGGTCGGCGAAGTCGTCCCAGAAGAAGTCGAATCGGGCGACGAGATCGAGCGCCTCGACGATCATCCACTCGGTCTCGTCGAGGTCCGCGCCGGCCGCCCACTGGTCGAACGCCTCCGCCCAGGCCCCCTCGCGGAGGAACGCCTCCAGTTCCTCGCGCCGGTAGTTCTCCCCGCCGACCTCCGTGTCGTCGTAGCTGCTCGGGTCCACCGCGTTCAACTCCGGCGGCTCCGGCGGCTCCACGTCGAGGCTCATGCGGGACCGTTTCCCGTCGCCCGGCAAAGACCTGCCGCAGGAACGTGAGCGACCGCCGGGCGGAACGCGAGAGTGTTCCCGCGGGAACGGACGTCCTCCCGTGAGAGCGTCGGAGTTAACCGAGCGCGGACGAAGCGATGCCCATGCCCAATCGGAGGGAGTTCCTCGCCGCCGCTGGCACCGCGGCCGCCGGCGGCCTCGCGGGCTGCGTGCGGGTCGGGAGTTCGGCCGGCTCGTCCGGGGAGAGCGCGACGCCCGACACGACCACCGTTTACGAGGCGACGCTCCCCTCGGTGGTCGGCGTGCTCGTCTACGGACCGAACGGTCCCGTCGCGGAGGGGTCGGGGTTCGTCGGTCCCGACGGCGTCGTGATCACGAACGAGCACGTCGTCGCCGACGCGACTGACGTCCGACTCAGGTTCGAGGGCAACGAGTGGCGCGGGGCGACCGTCGTCGGCACGGACGCCTACAGCGACCTCGCGGTCCTGCGCCCTGCCGAGCGCCCCGAATCGGCGACCCCGCTCCCGTTCGTCGACACCGACCCGGAGCCGCCGGTCGGCACGGACGTCCTCGCGATCGGCTCGCCGTACGGCTTCGACGGCTCCGCCTCGGAGGGGATCATCAGCGGCGTCGACCGACTGCTCCCCGCGCCCAACGAGTTCCAGATCGCCGACGCCGTCCAGACGGACGCCGCGCTGAACCCCGGAAACAGCGGCGGGCCGCTCGTCACGCTCGACGGCGACGTCGTCGGCGTGGTCAGTTCGGCCGGCGGCGAGAACGTCGGCTTCGCCATCTCGGCCGCGCTCGCGACGCGGGTCGTCCCGGCGCTGGCCGCGGAGGGTCGGTACGACCACCCGTACATGGGAACGAGCCTGCTGGAGGTCACGCCCGCTGTCGCCGAGACGTACGACCTCGCGGACGTCGGCGGCGTCGTCGTCGCCGAGGTGCTGGCGGGCGGGCCGTCGGAAGGGGTCCTCCGGGGAGCGGACGCCGAGACGGTGACGGACGGCGTCGCCGTGCCGACCGGCGGCGACGTGATCCGGGGGCTGAACGGCGACGACGTCGAGACGATGGCGGACCTCTCGAACACGCTCGCGCTCGACACCGGCCCCGACGAGACGGTTCCGGTCACGGTGTTGCGCGAGGATGAGGAGCTGACCGTCGACCTCACGCTCGGCGCGCGACCGCAGCCCTCCTGACGGTCGGTCCGTCGACGCCCCGGCGGTCGTCCCGGTCGGCACGTCCGACGAACTCATCCCGGTCGGTTCGGAACGCTCCGCGCTTCAGTCGTCGTCAGCCGCGACGGTCTCCCCGTCGAACGCGAAGCCGGAGTCCCCGCTCGTTCCCCCGCGCCCCGCTTCCTCGGCCACGCTGTCCCCGTTCACCTCGCGCTCGTGCTCAGTCTCGAACTGCTCGGTGAGGCTCCGCAGTTCGGTGGCGCGCTCGGAGACCCGTGCCACCTCGCCGCTCACCTGATCGAGCGACGCGCTCTGCTCCTCGGCGGCCGCGGAGACGGTGTCGGCCTCGGCCGCGGTCTCCTCGCTCACGGTCGCCACGTCCTCGGCGAGCGTGGCGACTTCCTCGGCCGAGGCGGCCTGGTCGTCGGCGGCCCTGCTGATCGACTGGACGCCGTCGTTGGCCGACTCCACGGCGTCCACGACGTCCTCCAGCGCGGAGAGGCCCGCTTCGATGGTCTCTGTGCCGTCCGCGACCCGCTCGCGCATCCCCTCGATGTCCGCGACGGCGTCGTCGGTCGAGTCCTGCACCTGCTCGACCAGGCCCGCGATCCTGGCGGTCGCCTCCCGCGTCTCGGTTGCGAGCGACTTGACCTCCTCGGCGACGACCGCGAACCCCTCGCCCGCCTCGCCCGCACGGGCGGCCTCGATGCTCGCGTTCAGCGCGAGCACGTTCGTCTGTTCCGCGATGCCGTCGATGAGTTCGACGATCTCGCCGATCTCCTCGACCTCGGACTCAAGCCCGCCCACGGCGTCCGCCGTCTCCTCGCTCGCGGACTCGATCGCCGCCATCTCGTCGACGGCCGCGTCCGCGAGCGCCGTCCCCTCCTCGCCCGTCTCGACTGCTTCCGTCGACTGCTCCGCGACCTCGCCGGCGGTGGCCGCGACCTCCTCGACGGCCGCAGAGAGCTGTCCCATCTCCGAGGTGACCTCCGAGAGGTGCTCGGACTGCTCTGCCGCGCCGGCCGAGATCTCGTCGGTCGCGCTCGCCACCTCGCGGCTCGCCTGCTCGGCCTCCGCGACGCCCTCGCTCGCCTCCGTGCTCGACCGCGCAACCTCGTCGGCGACGCTGTCGACGCGACCGACCGTGCGCTCGAGGTCCGCGAGCATCCCGTTGCACGCGTGGGCGACCGAGCGCATCGCTTCGTTGTCGGTCTCGGCGGGCAGCCGCACCGTGAGGTCGCCGTCGGCGGCCGCGTCGAGTCGGTCGCCGTACGCGGCGGCGACGCGTTCGAGCTCCTCGTTCGTCGCCTCCATCTCCGCGATTAGCGAGCGCAGGTCGGCCCGCATCGACAGCAGCGACTCGCCGAGCTCGCCGGGCACGTCCTCGTCGAACGCGGCCGCGTCGAACTCCTTCCGGGCCACCGCGTCGGCCTGTGCGGACGCCGAATCGAGGTACTCGGTCACGTCGACGATGGCGTTGCGAACGTCGCCGACCTCGTCGATGCGGTCCGTCCGGGTCGCGTCGACGTCCGTCTCCCCGTTCGCGAGCGCCTCGGCGCGCCCGGCGAGCCCCCGGAGCGTCACCCCGGTCGTCCGGCCCATCGTCACGCCCAGCACGACGAACCCGAGCAGCGACAGGCCGATGACGATCAGGAACCCGCGCCGGACGTCCGTGGCAAGCGCGTACGCGCTCGATTTGGGAACCGTCGTGACGACGACCCAGTCGGTCCCCTCGACCGGAGCGTAGGCCGTGACGACGTCGCTGCCGTCCGCCTCGTGAACGCCGGATTCACCCGAAGACGCGGCGTTCACTGCGGGCGCTTCCGTACCGCCCGGGTAGGTGCTTCCCGCACGGTCGACGTCGGAGGCGAACTGGACGGTCGCGGTCCGGCCGTCGACGACGCGCGTGAACCGTTCGGTCCCGGCCGACCGCAGCGCCGCGTCACGGGCGGTCGCGTTCACGGTCATCACGACCGCGTTCGTGGTGCCGGGCACGTAGCTGGCGAACGCCACCTTCCGTTGATCGTCGTCGCCGAAGACGCTCGAAACGGCCGTCCCGACGGGGGAGAGCCCGACCAGGGACTGGCTCCCGGTCTCCTCCCAGACCACGCCGTCGAGCGTCGTGCCGACCGCGGCCTCGTCGCTGCTCACGTTGACCCGCATCGTCTCGGCGTCGACGTAGTGGAGCGCCGCCACGTCGCCGGGGAGCCGGTTCACCTCGGTGCCGAACAGCGTCTTCATCCCCGTGTCGTCGCGCCCCTTCGCCATGTCGGAGACGAGCCGCGTCGTCTGGCGGTGCTCCTCGACCCAGCCGCCGAGGTCCGCCGCGTTCAACTCGGCGCTCGAACGGAGGTCGTCGTGGGTCCGCTCGCGGAGGTCCGACGCGACCTGTCCCTGCATCGCCGCGCCCACGCCGGCGACGACGACCAGCGTCAGGAGGGTCACCGCCGCGAACTTCCGCAGGTACGAGCGGCGGATCGCGTCCGGAACGAGTGTCATACCGAGGCTCGCGGAAGCCGCAAGTTAAACTCGCGGCCGCAGTTCTCGTCGGTGAGAACGGCGTTCCGGGACGCCCGTTCGGTCGCCCGGAGACCGCCGGGTCGGCCTGATCGGGAGTTCTTGCCGTCGGGCCGATCCAACTCCCGGTCCGGTCAGCCCTCGAGCCGGTCCGCAACGTTCTCCAGCTGGGTCCGCCGCTCCTCGACGGCGACCCGCCGGAGTTCCGACTCGTTCTCGCTCGGGCACTCGAGCGAGGGGACGGGCGTCGGGCGGCCGTCGTCGTCGAGCGCGACGAACGTGAAAAACGAGGAGGTGGTCACGCGCTCATCGCCGGTCCGCGGGTTCTCGGCGCGGACGTCGACTTTCACGTCCACGCTCGTCCGGCCGGTGTTGAACACGTACGCCTCGACGACGGCGACCTCGCCCAGATCGATCGGCGAGATGAAGTCGACGTGGTCCATCGACGCGGTGACGACCTGTTCGGAGGCGAAGCGCATCCCGGCGATGGCCCCGCAGATGTCCATCCAGTGGAGCACCGTCCCCCCGAGCGCGCGGCCGAGGTAGTTCGTGTCGTTCGGCAACAGGAGTTCGGTCATCTCGGTGTACGACTCGGCGAGCGCCACCCCGTCGCGTCCGTCCGTCATGGCTCGGCGTTCGACCCCTCGGCGTATGAACCCCGGCGTTGGGTCGCCGGTGTGTCGTGATGGCTCGCCACGGAACCGACTCCGTTGCCCTCCCGGCTCACTCCGTCCGCAGTTCCTCGACGCTCTCCTCGACCTCCCGGACGCGCTGGCGGCCCTCGGCGGCGGTGTCGGCGACGGCATCGAGCCGGTCCTCCAGCGTCTCGATCTCCGAGACCGCGTCCTCGACCATCGCGGCGACCTCCTCGGCCGAGGCGGCCTGGTCGTCGGTCGCCTCCGCGACCTGCGCGGCCCCGTCGGCCGTCTCCTCGACCGCCGCCGAGATCTCGGAGAGCGCCTCGGTCACGCCGTCGATGCGCTCGATGGCGGCCGACACCTCGTCGGTCGTCGCGTCGAGCAGCCTGGCGGTCTCGTGGCTCCGCTCTTGCATGTCGCCGACGAGGTCGTCGACGCGCTCGGCGTGCTCGCGGCTCTCCTCGGCGAGCGACTTGACCTCCTCGGCGACGACCGCGAACCCCTCGCCCGCCTCGCCCGCCCTGGCGGCCTCGATGCTCGCGTTCAGCGCCAGCATGTTCGTCTGCTCGGCGATGCCGTCGATGAGTTCGACCACCTCGCCGACCTCGTCGGCCCGGTCGGTCAGGTCGTCGACCGCGCCCGCGACCTCGTCGGTCGCGTCCTCGACGCCGGCCATCGCGTCGGCGACGTCGGTGGCCGCGTCGTCGCCCTCCTCCACGAGGTCGCGCGTCCGGTCGCTGGCGACGGTCACCTGCTCGGCGCTGGCGGCGATCTCCTCGACGCTGGCGCTCTGGTCGGTCATCTCCCCCGCGATCTCCCGCATCCGCTCGGCCTGCTTGGCCGCGAACTCGTCGGCGTCGTCAGCGAACTCCGCGACCTCGTCGACGGCGTCCGCGAGGTCGGCGGTGCGTTCCCGGATCGCGCCGCTCACCCGCGACTGGAGGCGTTCGAGGTCGCGCTGTCGCCTGACGTGGTCGGTCACGTCCGCGGCGACCGAGAACGCCCCGACCGGTTCGCCGTCCGGCGCGGTGAGCGGGACCGCGTACACCTGCAGCGCCTTGTCGCTCCCCGGGATCTCGCGGACGTCGTCCTCGGCGACCGTCTCCCCGAGCCGCGAGACTTTTTCGGCCAGCGTCTCCTCGGTTCCCTCGGTGCCGAGCACCTCGTGGGCGTTGTTGCCGACTGCCTCCGCCTCGCTGATGCCGACCATCTCGGTGTGGGCCTCGTTCCAGTGGGTGATCTGCCCGCCGTCGTCGACGACGAGCGCGCTCTCGGGGAGCGCCGCGACGAGCCCGTCGAACATGTCGCGCCAGAACGCCGCTTCCAGTCGGTCGCGCTCGGCCGGCCCGGCAGGGTCCGCGCGTTCGAGATACGACTCGGCGAGCCGTTCGGCTCCGTCCGTCGTCGGCCGGCCTCCGCCGGGTACGTGTCTCCCGGCGGATCCGCCCTCGGTGTCGCTCATGTCGTCGGCGGATACACCTCGGCCGTGTTATAGCTTCCCGGGCAATTATTCGTCCTGATTCTGGGGCCGCCGCTTCCCGCCGTTCCCGCCTCAGCGCCCGCGTTCCTCGTCCCCGAACTCGTCGCCGCCGCTCATCTCGATCGACTCGGGCGACTGGCCGGCCGCGTCGACGACCTCGTCGCCGACGAGGATGGGGCACTCGAACCGCGTGGCGAGCGCGATGGCGTCGCTCGGGCGGGCGTCGAAGACGAACGACTCCGGCTCGCCGTCCTCGTAGCGTTCCGCGTCGACCTTGCCGTAGAACGTGCCGTCGGTGATGTCGTCGATGCGGACCGAGTCGACCGCGCCGCCGAACTCGGTGAGCATCTCCACGAGGAGGTCGTGGGTGAGCGGGCGGTCGAAGACGCCGCCGTCCATCGCCAGGCGGATCGACTGGGCCTGATCGCGCGTCACGAAGATCGGGAGCACTTCCCCGCGAACCCGTAACACGACCGCGGGAACCTCCTCGCCGTCGGGGCCGACGCCGACGCCGATGCCGGCGACCTCCGCCTCGTGGTCCATGCGAGTACGTTCGGGCGGCGGGTAGGAATACCTACCGCGTGCTCCGTTGGGATCGTTCTCAAAAGGGGGCCGTGCCAGTCGTCCTCTGAAGTGATTTGACCGTCGCTTCGACCGCCTCGAAAGCCCCCGCGGTTATCGACTCGGTGCGGCCGCTGCGCTCCTCGCATCACTCGCTTCGCTCGTTCGCTGTGCTTCTCGTCCCTCGCACGAGCGGTCTCGCTACGCTCGACCGCCGCGCCACGTGGATTGCCCAACCGATGCGGTCGGCGCGTGCCGGCGGGCCTCCGTGCCCGCCGGGTGCGCGCGAGGGATGAGCGAGGAGCGCAGCGACGAGCGAATCGGCTGGGGAGGCGTGTGGCTGTGCAGTGGCGGGGCGGGTGGGACTGAAAGGGGCCGCGGGGGCTTTCGAGGCAGTCGATGCACCCACCGAACCAACGACCGAGCCGAGACGGTCGAACCGACCGAAGAACCACCGGAATCACCCCGACGACCGACTCCGACACACGTAAACGGGGTCGGAGGGAAGACGCCGCCAATGAACGAGGACACCGACGACGGCGTCCCCGCGCCGCCGGAGCCGTCCGGGTCGGCCGGCGAGGGGAGCGTCCGCGTCGTCGGCACCGCCCACGTCTCCGAGGAGTCGGTCACCGAGGTCGAGGAGACCATCGAGGCGGAGCGGCCCGACGTCGTCGCGGTCGAACTCGACGAGGGACGCTACCGTCAGATGAAGGGCGAGACGCCCGACGACCTCGACCCGGGCGACCTGCTCCAGGGCAACACCGTCTTCCAGTTCCTCGCCTACTGGATGCTCTCGTACGTCCAGACGCGGATGGGCGACCGGTTCGACGTCGAACCCGGCGCGGAGATGATGGCCGCCGTCGAGACCGCAGAGGAGTTCGGCCTCGGCGTCGCGCTGGTCGACCGCGACATCCAGACCACCATCCAGCGGTTCTGGGCCCGGATGTCGGTCCTGGAGAAGGCCCGAATGGTCGGCGCACTGGCGTTCGGCGTCACCGACCCCAGGATCGCCGGCGTCGCCGTCGGGCTGGTCGTCGGCCTGCTGCTCGGTCCCGTCCTCGCGCTGTTCGGCGGGGCCGTCGGGCTCACCGACGCGCTGCTGGCGCAGGTGGCGACCGGCGCGTTCGCGGGCGTCGTTGTCGGCGTTCTGGCGAGCTATCTCGCGGCGGAACTCGGGCTGGACTCGACGACGGGCCTCTTCGGCAGCGTCGCCGCCGGCGCGGTCGGCGGCTCGGTCGTGTTCGTCACGGGCGCGGGCGCCGGTGCGGTCACCGGGCTGCTCTCGCCGTTCGTCGTCGGCGCGATCGGCAGCCTCGTCCTGGGCCTCGTCGTCGGAATCGGCGTCGGACTGCTCGCCGCGGCGACGATGAGCCTGACCGGCATCGGGCTGGCGAGCGAGGAGGAACTGGAGGAGATGGAGGGGTTCGACCCGGCCGAACTCACCGACACCGACGTGGTGAGCGCGATGATGGAGGAGTTCCGCCAGTTCTCCCCGGGCGGCGCGGAGGCGCTCATCGACGAGCGCGACGCGTTCATCGCCCACCGGCTCGTCGGCCTCCGGGAGGCCGGCTTCTCGGTCGTCGCCGTCGTCGGCGCGGGCCACCGCGAGGGGATCGAACGCTACCTCGCGGACCCGGCGACCATCCCCCCGATGGAGTCGATCACGGGGACGGCGAAATCCCGCGGCGTCCCCTGGGGGAAGGTCGTCGGCTACGGCGTCACCGTGGCGTTCCTCGCGTTCTTCCTCCTGCTGGCGATGGCGGGGGTCCGGAACGAACAGCTCCTCACGCTGTTTGCCGCGTGGTTCCTCATCAACGGCGTGTTCGCGGCCGGGCTGGCGAAGGCGGCCGGCGCGCGCTGGAGTTCCGCGGGCGTCGGCGGGCTGGTCGCCTGGATGACCTCCATCAACCCCGCGCTCGCGCCCGGCTGGTTCACCGGCTACATGGAACTGCGCCACCTGACCGTCAACGTCGCCGACATCGGCCGGCTGAACGAACTGCTCGCCGACGAAACGCGCCCCATCGGCGACGTCCTGCGCGACATGCTCGACGTGCCGCTGTTCAAGCTCATCGTCATCGTGGCGATGACGAACATCGGGAGCATCATCGCCACCGTGCTGTTCGGGCTGTACGTGCTCCCGCAGTTCTCCAGCAGCTTCGACGCCGGCGTCACACGGCTCATGCTGGAGGGGGCACGCGAGAGCGCCCGCATCGTCTGGACGACGGTCCGGGGGGTGCTCGCGTGAACGGGCTCTCGTTTTCCGCCCCGGAGCGCCGGGACCTGCTCGTCGCGTGGCTGGCGCTCGGACTCGCGTTCGCGCTCTTCTTCATCGGCGGCGGCCCGGCGGTCATCGCGGCGCTCTCCTCCGGGGGCCTCGGGGGGCTCGCCACGGCGTTCGTGATCAGCCTGCTCACGGCGGGCGTCGGCTTCCTGCTGCACGAACTCGCCCACAAGGTCGTCGCGGTACGATACGGCCAGCGGGCGGCGTTCCGAGCCGACTACGGCATGCTGTTTCTCGCCGTCGTCTCGGCGCTCGCGGGGTTCCTCTTTGCCGCGCCGGGCGCGGTCCACCACCAGGGACGGATCACGAAGCGCGAACACGGGCTCATCGCGCTCGCCGGGCCGGCCGTCAACGTGGTTCTCGGAACGCTGTTCCTCCCGATCCTGCTGCTCGCCCCCTCGGGGAGCGGACCGCTCGCGCTGATCGGCTCGTACGGCGTCGCGGTGAACTACCTGCTCGGCGCGTTCAACCTCATCCCCTTCGGCCCGCTCGACGGCGCGACCGTCCGCTCGTGGAGCACCCCGATCTGGTTCGTCAGCTTCCTCGTCTGTGCGGCGCTCGCGGTGTTCTTCGGGTTCGCCGCGCTGCCGTAGGGGTGCGATGGCGGCCCGCCGCACGTTGCCACCATGGGCCAAACCTAACCAACTGGTTCCCGTAGAGGCCCCCATGGAGAGCGTGAACCCGGCGACCGGCGAGACGGTCGGCAGCTACGAGGAACCGAGCGACGGGGAGGTCGAGGCGGCGCTCGAAACGGCGACCGAGACGTTCGAATCCTGGCGCGGGACCACCGTCCAGCACCGGGCCGACCTGCTGGTGGACGCGGG
Protein-coding regions in this window:
- the aroC gene encoding chorismate synthase, with product MNGNEFGRLFRVTTYGESHGDAMGCTVSGVPAGVELDEETIQRDLDRRKPGQSMITTSRGEPDEVTINSGLQDGYTTGTPVGMVIQNKDARSGKYEPFVTAPRPSHGDFTYSAKFGTRNWGGGGRSSARETVNWVAAGAVAKAVLDGSEYDVEIKAHVNQIGDVEAPEVSFAEMLEHSEENEVRCGHPETAERMRERIDEYQEAGDSIGGAIAFEARGVPRGLGAPRFDSVPSRLGRAMMAIPATTAFEFGLGRDAREVAGHERNENWEFDDGEGHDETVSDEGDPVPVGNDHGGLQGGITTGEPIYGEVSFHAPTSIPKEQTTVDWETGEEKEIQVVGRHDPVLPPRGVPVVEAMLWCTVLDFMLLGGRINPDRLDGDVGEYDTEYHPSSPE
- a CDS encoding universal stress protein, which translates into the protein MYDEVLLPTDGSDGTEAALAHAEALGLAFDARVHVLFVADTNRDSVATLAGGETTDVLSEKGHEIVEETSAALDPAVDRVTEVLQGDPHGTIVDYADEYGVDLVVMATHGRRGLDRFLLGSVTERVVRTANVPVMTVRLDEE
- a CDS encoding DUF7128 family protein — its product is MVTETERDDMTWYQCERCGLLLDDPDDARQHEENCDAEEPSYLQ
- a CDS encoding S1C family serine protease — translated: MPNRREFLAAAGTAAAGGLAGCVRVGSSAGSSGESATPDTTTVYEATLPSVVGVLVYGPNGPVAEGSGFVGPDGVVITNEHVVADATDVRLRFEGNEWRGATVVGTDAYSDLAVLRPAERPESATPLPFVDTDPEPPVGTDVLAIGSPYGFDGSASEGIISGVDRLLPAPNEFQIADAVQTDAALNPGNSGGPLVTLDGDVVGVVSSAGGENVGFAISAALATRVVPALAAEGRYDHPYMGTSLLEVTPAVAETYDLADVGGVVVAEVLAGGPSEGVLRGADAETVTDGVAVPTGGDVIRGLNGDDVETMADLSNTLALDTGPDETVPVTVLREDEELTVDLTLGARPQPS
- a CDS encoding methyl-accepting chemotaxis protein; this translates as MTLVPDAIRRSYLRKFAAVTLLTLVVVAGVGAAMQGQVASDLRERTHDDLRSSAELNAADLGGWVEEHRQTTRLVSDMAKGRDDTGMKTLFGTEVNRLPGDVAALHYVDAETMRVNVSSDEAAVGTTLDGVVWEETGSQSLVGLSPVGTAVSSVFGDDDQRKVAFASYVPGTTNAVVMTVNATARDAALRSAGTERFTRVVDGRTATVQFASDVDRAGSTYPGGTEAPAVNAASSGESGVHEADGSDVVTAYAPVEGTDWVVVTTVPKSSAYALATDVRRGFLIVIGLSLLGFVVLGVTMGRTTGVTLRGLAGRAEALANGETDVDATRTDRIDEVGDVRNAIVDVTEYLDSASAQADAVARKEFDAAAFDEDVPGELGESLLSMRADLRSLIAEMEATNEELERVAAAYGDRLDAAADGDLTVRLPAETDNEAMRSVAHACNGMLADLERTVGRVDSVADEVARSSTEASEGVAEAEQASREVASATDEISAGAAEQSEHLSEVTSEMGQLSAAVEEVAATAGEVAEQSTEAVETGEEGTALADAAVDEMAAIESASEETADAVGGLESEVEEIGEIVELIDGIAEQTNVLALNASIEAARAGEAGEGFAVVAEEVKSLATETREATARIAGLVEQVQDSTDDAVADIEGMRERVADGTETIEAGLSALEDVVDAVESANDGVQSISRAADDQAASAEEVATLAEDVATVSEETAAEADTVSAAAEEQSASLDQVSGEVARVSERATELRSLTEQFETEHEREVNGDSVAEEAGRGGTSGDSGFAFDGETVAADDD
- a CDS encoding acyl-CoA thioesterase: MTDGRDGVALAESYTEMTELLLPNDTNYLGRALGGTVLHWMDICGAIAGMRFASEQVVTASMDHVDFISPIDLGEVAVVEAYVFNTGRTSVDVKVDVRAENPRTGDERVTTSSFFTFVALDDDGRPTPVPSLECPSENESELRRVAVEERRTQLENVADRLEG
- a CDS encoding methyl-accepting chemotaxis protein; its protein translation is MSDTEGGSAGRHVPGGGRPTTDGAERLAESYLERADPAGPAERDRLEAAFWRDMFDGLVAALPESALVVDDGGQITHWNEAHTEMVGISEAEAVGNNAHEVLGTEGTEETLAEKVSRLGETVAEDDVREIPGSDKALQVYAVPLTAPDGEPVGAFSVAADVTDHVRRQRDLERLQSRVSGAIRERTADLADAVDEVAEFADDADEFAAKQAERMREIAGEMTDQSASVEEIAASAEQVTVASDRTRDLVEEGDDAATDVADAMAGVEDATDEVAGAVDDLTDRADEVGEVVELIDGIAEQTNMLALNASIEAARAGEAGEGFAVVAEEVKSLAEESREHAERVDDLVGDMQERSHETARLLDATTDEVSAAIERIDGVTEALSEISAAVEETADGAAQVAEATDDQAASAEEVAAMVEDAVSEIETLEDRLDAVADTAAEGRQRVREVEESVEELRTE
- a CDS encoding bifunctional nuclease family protein; this translates as MDHEAEVAGIGVGVGPDGEEVPAVVLRVRGEVLPIFVTRDQAQSIRLAMDGGVFDRPLTHDLLVEMLTEFGGAVDSVRIDDITDGTFYGKVDAERYEDGEPESFVFDARPSDAIALATRFECPILVGDEVVDAAGQSPESIEMSGGDEFGDEERGR
- a CDS encoding TraB/GumN family protein, with product MNEDTDDGVPAPPEPSGSAGEGSVRVVGTAHVSEESVTEVEETIEAERPDVVAVELDEGRYRQMKGETPDDLDPGDLLQGNTVFQFLAYWMLSYVQTRMGDRFDVEPGAEMMAAVETAEEFGLGVALVDRDIQTTIQRFWARMSVLEKARMVGALAFGVTDPRIAGVAVGLVVGLLLGPVLALFGGAVGLTDALLAQVATGAFAGVVVGVLASYLAAELGLDSTTGLFGSVAAGAVGGSVVFVTGAGAGAVTGLLSPFVVGAIGSLVLGLVVGIGVGLLAAATMSLTGIGLASEEELEEMEGFDPAELTDTDVVSAMMEEFRQFSPGGAEALIDERDAFIAHRLVGLREAGFSVVAVVGAGHREGIERYLADPATIPPMESITGTAKSRGVPWGKVVGYGVTVAFLAFFLLLAMAGVRNEQLLTLFAAWFLINGVFAAGLAKAAGARWSSAGVGGLVAWMTSINPALAPGWFTGYMELRHLTVNVADIGRLNELLADETRPIGDVLRDMLDVPLFKLIVIVAMTNIGSIIATVLFGLYVLPQFSSSFDAGVTRLMLEGARESARIVWTTVRGVLA
- a CDS encoding metalloprotease; protein product: MNGLSFSAPERRDLLVAWLALGLAFALFFIGGGPAVIAALSSGGLGGLATAFVISLLTAGVGFLLHELAHKVVAVRYGQRAAFRADYGMLFLAVVSALAGFLFAAPGAVHHQGRITKREHGLIALAGPAVNVVLGTLFLPILLLAPSGSGPLALIGSYGVAVNYLLGAFNLIPFGPLDGATVRSWSTPIWFVSFLVCAALAVFFGFAALP